The Xiphias gladius isolate SHS-SW01 ecotype Sanya breed wild chromosome 4, ASM1685928v1, whole genome shotgun sequence genome includes a window with the following:
- the si:dkey-205h13.2 gene encoding cartilage intermediate layer protein 2, translating into MWASDLFLQIVGYDLLSHPTHFLCPIEPFRSIYESNQQALNVSNSLEPMDKKRCWTDWFDRDDPIGTGDWETLYNLRKENPGKICPKPVDIEAKTLSGLSVAAAGDVIYKSDTTLGFICRNKDQSKKMCNDYRVRFSCHPPFCGGGVCWTKWFDRDNPSGTGDWELLIYLKAANPGEICDYPLYIEAVTTDTMTPAIHTGETFFAYSPTQGFVCRKTDQKSGGCRDYKVRFGCPCSY; encoded by the exons ATGTGGGCCTCTGATCTGTTTTTGCAGATTGTGGGATACGATCTGCTCAGCCACCCAACACATTTCCTGTGTCCTATTGAGCCTTTCAGATCTATTTACG AAAGCAACCAGCAGGCCCTCAATGTGTCTAACTCATTGGAACCAATGGATAAAAAGA GATGCTGGACAGACTGGTTTGACAGAGATGACCCTATTGGAACCGGAGACTGGGAAACCCTCTACAATCTTCGCAAAGAGAATCCAGGAAAAATCTGCCCCAAACCAGTAGATATTGAGGCCAAAACTCTATCTGGGCTTAGTGTGGCTGCAGCAGGGGATGTGATTTATAA aagtGACACAACCTTAGGATTCATCTGCAGAAACAAGGACCAGTCCAAGAAGATGTGCAACGATTACCGTGTTCGCTTCAGCTGCCATCCCCCTTTCTGTGGTGGAGGAG TGTGCTGGACCAAGTGGTTTGACCGGGACAATCCCAGTGGAACGGGGGACTGGGAGCTTCTGATTTACCTGAAGGCAGCAAACCCGGGAGAAATTTGTGACTACCCTCTGTACATCGAAGCTGTCACCACTGACACAATGACCCCGGCCATCCACACAGGGGAAACCTTCTTTGC CTACAGTCCAACTCAGGGATTTGTTTGCCGCAAAACGGACCAGAAAAGTGGCGGTTGCCGTGACTACAAAGTTCGGTTTGGATGCCCATGCAGTTATTGA